From Syngnathus typhle isolate RoL2023-S1 ecotype Sweden linkage group LG5, RoL_Styp_1.0, whole genome shotgun sequence:
AATGTAAGCCTAGTCAGTAACTGAgtcacatttcaactttcagaTTCCACTTCACctcttgctttttttctctcctcatCCTATTTGATATTTGATTTGTCGCATGGCACGTGATTGTCTCATTGACCCAacatgcaaatattttctataCTACACTCTCAGGTCACACCaacatataaaatatataccAGTGATTCTCAAAGTATGGTGCTATAGTAGTACcattagtgcagtgcttctcaattattttctgttacgccccccccctagcaagaagaaaactattcgcgccccccctccccaccgtgactatcctaacttgtcttgtaagtcctaaaatgttgcactgtcgcaaacgtgacagaagtaacaatgagagcgccactgccccctgctgtagtaaacgcgcaattacactttattctagtactgccaaaaaaaaagcctgttccccagggtcacacgcgcccccccaggaataggcgcgccccactatttgagaagcactggcctaggtgactgatttacaatttggttttgtctgatatcagagattaaataaagaaaaccaactggctgattgatttgttttaattgagagggaaaaaaaacagcaaaagcatttcactagctgaccaggagatggcgacagcgtggcatctgaagaccatggattgtttgttctgctatagcctaggtgactgattcacaatttggttttgtctgataatagatattaaataaagaaaaccaactggctaattgatttgttttaattgagagaaaaaaaaacatcagcaaaagcatttcactaactgaccaggagatggcgagagcgcggcatctgaagaccatggatcgttctgctatgccggtttaaaaaaaaacgtaattagctaggggtcaaaggtcaaagtttacggttcaaagttcacccaggggtcaaaggtcggttcaaagttcacggggtcatgtgcacattttcgatttttaactagagttgaaagttcagggttcaaaggtcacccaggggtcaccacggggtcaccacggggtcaccacggggtcaccgcggggccacggggtcaccacggggtcaccgcggggtcaccgcgggttcaaagttcagggttcactttttttttttttttttttttttaggttaacctttatttaacccagtgcttctcaattattttctgttacgcccccccctagcaagaagaaaactattcgcgccccccctccccaccgtgactatcctaacttgtcttgtaagtcgtaaaatgttgcactgtcgcaaacgtgacagaagtaacaatgagagcgccactgccccctgctgtagtaaacgcgcaattacactttattctagtactgccaaaaaaaaagcctgttccccagggtcacacgcgcccccccaggaatagcaccgtgccccccttggggggcgcgccccactatttgagaagcactgcattagtgGTATACAATCTTGCACTATTGGTACGTAAAAAAATCATAGCCTAAGTACAGTTCCGTCAAATTGAATTGTTTAGTGCAAAACTATTAAACATTTAACCTTTCAGAACTTTGTCTTTAAACTTTTATGTGGgtgcatttttttattcaactttaTGGTCATTAATTATGACACAAACGCCTTTATCCACAGTTTTAttcagcagaagaaaatcaaggagcaagagaaaaataaaacacatagcCTTAGTTAGAGTGTCAAATACAAACTGTCAAAATTTTGTCATAAGAACTGCATAAACTGGTAGGTTCACATTTGGATGAAATATTTTTAGTTGTGCATCTATAGCCGGACACACATTGTATCAGATTAGATAAATACTTTAACTTAAGATCACCACTCATATATTGGCACTGTTGAAACAAAACCATGGTCCGTTTATCAATACTTTGATACTTTGACCGCAAGAAAGTAATATATAATAGTCATAATTAGATAATTTACCCTTTTACATAAGTaaacaagaaaaaataatacaaaatgtttaaacacaaaaaaaaagattttttttgatGGTGAGAATGAACATGCACGTATAACACTTAAATTGTCTTTCTTTGATTAAATTAACGTCACATGTATTTGTACATGCATCAAAAGTTGTGGGGAGAtaaggtaaatgccaaaaacatttaaaacaagtAAATAAATCATGAACATGTGATGCAAGTGTCGATAAAGAAATATTTGGAATGTAATCAGGACAAGTTTTATGGCAACTCGAAGCATCGAGAAATTAATTCTCAAGCGGAATTGTCTTGATTGCATATACAGCAGGACATTATGAGGAGCTTCCTCTGTCTTGGCAGGCATGTGTTTACACTTAAACACTATCTTAGTATTTATATGAGGCAAACATTATAATAACCACTTGGGCTGCAAAGTCTATATATTATTGAATTATAGCGAATtatagcattttttattttattttttttagtaatcTTTTTTACATATGTATATTAGTTAAATACTGTAAATTCACCATCCGCAACATTAAGTACATCTTTATACTGAGGAAATCTAGTCCAAAAGCATTCAGCATTTACAAGCATAATAATTGTCAGTTTGTCAGATTTGATTGACACAAACTGACACAGAGGCATGATTCTAATGCTGTGGTATTGTAAAAGTATTTCTAAAATAAGGTACTTGTTGGATGCCCTACGTTAAATTTCATATTGGTAACAGTAAAAGCCATATTTTAAATCCCAGCAAAGTCAATATAATATATGTATCATACATTTGGAATGCCACAGAGAAATGTCGCTAACAACCCTGTcaaatttggattaaaaaaaacatcagcaaatatATTCATGAGGCTTTCCAATTTGGATAACAATTCTCAGCCTTTTCATGTTTTCAACAATTAtcttccatatatatatatatatatatcaaaaagTCTCAAATTGACTTTATAGGGTCTTTAAGGACCACGTAGTTACGAGAGAGACTGTACTAATAGAACAACTGTCATATCAGTAACGTCCTTTTTTCTATTACCTTCCTATAAAACGCTGTTCCATCTTAAGGTCGATGTTCTTCACCCTCACAAGTAAAATGAACACCAGTAGAACAACTAGTGTGCACTAATACAATGAATGTCTTAGGCATAATGATGTCCGACATTAGTCAAACAACTGAATGTTATGTGTGAGTCCAAATTATGAACGAGATGCCACCTGCAAGCTAGTCAAGCACTAGATGTTAACTAGTAGGATTTTATAAATACGCAAACATCTTTCTACAGCTTCCCTTTTGCAATGTCAATGCAATGCAGGCAGCAGGGGTGATCTGAGCACGCTCTAGTAGTGGGCCTTCTTCAGATGGCAGGTGCAAACAGGCTGACTGGAAGTGTGCTGCACTTCCTCCCTGCGTTTCGTATGCTCTCTGTGTCTTGGCTCCTCTCTGCGCTTCTCCACTTCCTCTCTCCGCTTCTCCACTTCCTCCACCTCCCTAACCTTCCTCACTTCCGTGCGTGGTGACAGCCTGACGTCCTGGCCCCTCTCTCCTACCAGAGCCTTGGAGGGCACGCGCAGGTTCTTGGGCGAGGCGCTGCTCTGCATGTGGACCCTCTTGACGTGGTCCACAGCGTAAGGTCTCTCCTGGGGCTCGCTCATACCTCTGTGTaggatgtttttttccacagggTACTTCCTGGTAGCTTGAGGGGGGACCTTGTAGGCCTCCAGCTTGCGCTTCTGACTCATGGCAGAAGCGCAGCAGATAATAAAGACCAAGACGATGAGAACAGAGGTCACGACAATGATGATGAGAAGATTATCCTCCAGGAAATCCACCA
This genomic window contains:
- the tmem119a gene encoding uncharacterized protein tmem119a, translated to MTSHLVLHMACLTLLSLCCGVTQGAPMFYNVSMDGSGDDGLEFLFPKYFSTREPAQVSGATHPPDASDAPTFTNTITTTIVRLKDFVLTRVVDFLEDNLLIIIVVTSVLIVLVFIICCASAMSQKRKLEAYKVPPQATRKYPVEKNILHRGMSEPQERPYAVDHVKRVHMQSSASPKNLRVPSKALVGERGQDVRLSPRTEVRKVREVEEVEKRREEVEKRREEPRHREHTKRREEVQHTSSQPVCTCHLKKAHY